The following are encoded in a window of Kitasatospora fiedleri genomic DNA:
- the rpsG gene encoding 30S ribosomal protein S7, whose product MPRKGPAPKRPVIIDPVYGSPLVTSLVNKILLHGKRSTAERIVYGALEGVREKTSADPVIALKRALENVKPTLEVKSRRVGGATYQVPVEVRPGRANTLALRWLVGYSRARREKTMTERLLNEILDASNGLGASVKRREDTHKMAESNKAFAHYRW is encoded by the coding sequence ATGCCTCGTAAGGGCCCCGCCCCGAAGCGCCCGGTCATCATCGACCCGGTCTACGGCTCCCCGCTGGTGACCTCGCTGGTCAACAAGATCCTGCTGCACGGCAAGCGCTCCACCGCCGAGCGGATCGTCTACGGCGCCCTCGAGGGCGTCCGCGAGAAGACCAGTGCCGACCCGGTGATCGCGCTCAAGCGCGCGCTGGAGAACGTCAAGCCGACCCTCGAGGTCAAGTCCCGCCGCGTCGGCGGCGCCACCTACCAGGTGCCGGTCGAGGTCCGTCCGGGCCGCGCCAACACCCTGGCGCTGCGCTGGCTGGTCGGCTACTCCCGCGCCCGTCGCGAGAAGACCATGACCGAGCGTCTGCTCAACGAGATCCTCGACGCCAGCAACGGCCTGGGCGCTTCCGTGAAGCGTCGCGAGGACACCCACAAGATGGCCGAGTCCAACAAGGCCTTCGCGCACTACCGCTGGTAG
- the rpsL gene encoding 30S ribosomal protein S12 — MPTIQQLVRKGRQDKVQKTKTPALEASPQRRGVCTRVYTTTPKKPNSALRKVARVRLTSGIEVTAYIPGEGHNLQEHSIVLVRGGRVKDLPGVRYKIIRGALDTQAVKNRKQARSRYGAKKEK; from the coding sequence GTGCCTACGATCCAGCAGCTGGTCCGAAAGGGCCGGCAGGACAAGGTCCAGAAGACCAAGACCCCCGCGCTTGAGGCATCGCCCCAGCGCCGCGGTGTCTGCACGCGTGTGTACACGACCACCCCGAAGAAGCCGAACTCGGCTCTCCGCAAGGTCGCCCGTGTGCGCCTCACCAGCGGGATCGAGGTCACCGCTTACATTCCGGGCGAGGGCCACAACCTGCAGGAGCACTCCATCGTGCTCGTGCGTGGCGGTCGCGTGAAGGACCTGCCGGGTGTGCGTTACAAGATCATCCGCGGCGCTCTTGACACCCAGGCTGTCAAGAACCGCAAGCAGGCCCGCAGCCGCTACGGCGCCAAGAAGGAGAAGTAA
- a CDS encoding DUF2142 domain-containing protein — translation MAELHPVRPSRLAAGLTRLADRAVRTRRRLWLCSFAVFLALAGAWAAATPLAASPDEHAHFIRAAAVARGQFGGPEVMVEHTVAGVDSEFAETGVQLPGWYAQLPHEHECYSWQPAVPASCAPKIGSGGPTVQVTTAAGRYHPAYYLYAGLPSLVTDGPTALYLMRLLSAVLCAALLASAMVTAAEWRSRRPAMTGLLVAATPTALFLAGMVNPSGGEIAAGILVWSAMLAMLRSPDPLLLNRRLARLGIGGLVLINIRPLGLLWFAGAAVVGLLVHRRGALRPLLRRKALWGWTVLLGTASVGALLWSRSHPDHSVITLPPWYNSPAVAAKDAFGNSMDYIHQMIGWFGWLDTKPTVFTWVVWTAAIGLLAVLTVVLGRRRDALSAVLVALGIVLAPPLAQAAQYHLGPVWQGRYLMPFAVGLPLLCGAVLADRTASGGPALPWRRLTATVVLPLALANLAAFYWTLRRFVVGTGGSLFNRHAHWLPPGGWVVWTALYALAALLLVVPAFASDHAGTPSAGRRAGRRHRLRADGPPLAAVD, via the coding sequence GTGGCTGAGCTACATCCGGTGAGGCCCAGCCGCCTCGCCGCCGGGCTGACCCGGCTGGCCGACCGGGCCGTCCGCACCCGCCGCCGCCTGTGGCTGTGCTCCTTCGCGGTGTTCCTCGCCCTCGCCGGGGCCTGGGCCGCGGCCACCCCGCTGGCCGCCTCCCCGGACGAGCACGCGCACTTCATCCGGGCCGCCGCGGTCGCCCGCGGCCAGTTCGGCGGCCCCGAGGTGATGGTCGAGCACACCGTCGCCGGGGTGGACTCGGAGTTCGCCGAGACCGGCGTCCAACTGCCCGGCTGGTACGCCCAACTGCCGCACGAGCACGAGTGCTACAGCTGGCAGCCCGCCGTCCCGGCGAGCTGCGCCCCGAAGATCGGCTCCGGCGGCCCGACCGTCCAGGTCACCACCGCGGCCGGCCGCTACCACCCGGCCTACTACCTGTACGCCGGACTGCCCAGCCTGGTCACCGACGGCCCGACCGCGCTCTACCTGATGCGCCTGCTGTCGGCGGTGCTCTGCGCCGCCCTGCTGGCCAGCGCGATGGTCACCGCCGCGGAGTGGCGCAGCCGACGGCCCGCGATGACCGGCCTGCTGGTCGCCGCGACCCCGACGGCGCTGTTCCTGGCCGGCATGGTCAACCCCAGCGGCGGCGAGATCGCGGCGGGCATCCTGGTCTGGTCGGCGATGCTGGCGATGCTGCGCTCGCCCGACCCGCTGCTGCTCAACCGCCGGCTGGCCCGGCTCGGCATCGGCGGCCTGGTGCTGATCAACATCCGTCCGCTGGGCCTGCTCTGGTTCGCCGGCGCGGCCGTCGTCGGCCTGCTGGTGCACCGCCGCGGGGCGCTGCGCCCGCTGCTGCGCCGCAAGGCGCTGTGGGGCTGGACGGTGCTGCTCGGGACCGCCTCGGTCGGGGCGCTGCTCTGGTCCCGCAGCCACCCGGACCACTCGGTGATCACGCTCCCGCCCTGGTACAACTCGCCCGCCGTCGCGGCCAAGGACGCGTTCGGCAACAGCATGGACTACATCCACCAGATGATCGGCTGGTTCGGCTGGCTGGACACCAAGCCGACGGTCTTCACCTGGGTGGTGTGGACCGCGGCGATCGGCCTGCTCGCGGTGCTGACGGTGGTGCTGGGCCGCCGCCGGGACGCCCTCTCGGCGGTCCTGGTCGCGCTCGGCATCGTGCTCGCCCCACCGCTCGCCCAGGCCGCCCAGTACCACCTCGGCCCGGTCTGGCAGGGCCGCTACCTGATGCCCTTCGCGGTCGGCCTGCCGCTGCTGTGCGGCGCCGTGCTGGCCGACCGGACGGCCTCCGGCGGCCCCGCGCTGCCCTGGCGCCGGCTCACCGCGACGGTGGTGCTCCCGCTGGCCCTGGCCAACCTGGCGGCCTTCTACTGGACGCTGCGCCGCTTCGTGGTCGGCACCGGCGGCTCGCTGTTCAACCGGCACGCGCACTGGCTGCCCCCGGGCGGCTGGGTGGTGTGGACCGCGCTGTACGCGCTGGCCGCGCTGCTGCTGGTCGTCCCGGCGTTCGCCTCCGACCACGCCGGCACCCCGTCCGCCGGGCGCCGCGCCGGACGCCGCCACCGGCTGCGCGCCGACGGCCCGCCGCTGGCGGCCGTGGACTGA
- a CDS encoding DUF1707 and DUF4190 domain-containing protein: MAGQWGSPVPYGQQPWQPVPTPQSAMRAANSDRERTIDVLKAAFSEGRLTAAEYEHRMSAAHQAATYGQLASLVADLPSGPMVQPFGAPVPVVPPTFMPAYLPPPAPARNNGLAVASATLGCLTVLTFGVTGLPAVITGHMARNRMRVTREDGDGLAVLGLVLGWLSVAGWVLFLLLALVSA, translated from the coding sequence GTGGCAGGTCAGTGGGGGTCGCCGGTGCCGTACGGGCAGCAGCCCTGGCAGCCGGTGCCGACGCCGCAGTCCGCGATGCGGGCCGCCAACTCCGACCGGGAACGCACCATCGACGTGCTGAAGGCGGCCTTCTCCGAGGGCCGGCTGACCGCCGCCGAGTACGAGCACCGGATGTCCGCGGCCCACCAGGCCGCCACCTACGGGCAGTTGGCCTCGCTGGTGGCCGACCTGCCGTCCGGGCCGATGGTGCAGCCCTTCGGCGCGCCCGTCCCGGTGGTGCCGCCGACCTTCATGCCGGCCTACCTGCCGCCGCCGGCCCCCGCCCGCAACAACGGCCTGGCGGTGGCCTCCGCGACGCTCGGCTGCCTGACCGTGCTCACCTTCGGCGTCACCGGGCTGCCCGCCGTGATCACCGGCCACATGGCCCGCAACCGGATGCGCGTCACCCGCGAGGACGGCGACGGCCTGGCGGTGCTCGGCCTGGTCCTGGGCTGGCTGTCGGTGGCCGGTTGGGTGCTCTTCCTCCTGCTGGCCCTCGTCTCGGCCTGA
- a CDS encoding ABC transporter ATP-binding protein: protein MEATTPPPAVSIRDLWKRFGAQTAVAGLSLDLPAGSFIGLVGPNGAGKTTTLSMVTGLLRPDRGTVLVHGADVWRDPVAVKARIGILPEGLRMFERLSGRELLRFNGRLRGLDGPETDRRAEELLAVLDLTGAADKLVADYSTGMRKKIGLAAALLHNPDVLFLDEPFEGVDPVSAQTIRGVLTRYAASGSTVVFSSHVMELVESLCDWVAVVNAGQVVAAGPLDGVRGGTSLHQAFLGLVGVREDDGQALDWLGGGHR from the coding sequence ATGGAGGCGACCACCCCGCCGCCCGCCGTCTCGATCCGCGACCTGTGGAAGCGCTTCGGCGCGCAGACCGCCGTCGCCGGGCTGAGCCTGGACCTGCCCGCCGGGTCGTTCATCGGCCTGGTCGGCCCGAACGGGGCCGGCAAGACCACCACGCTGTCGATGGTCACCGGGCTGCTGCGGCCCGACCGGGGCACGGTGCTGGTGCACGGCGCGGACGTGTGGCGGGACCCGGTCGCGGTGAAGGCCAGGATCGGCATCCTGCCCGAGGGGCTGCGGATGTTCGAGCGGCTCAGCGGGCGCGAGCTGCTGCGGTTCAACGGCCGGCTGCGCGGGCTGGACGGCCCGGAGACCGACCGGCGGGCCGAGGAGCTGCTGGCGGTGCTCGACCTGACCGGCGCCGCCGACAAGCTGGTGGCCGACTACTCCACCGGCATGCGCAAGAAGATCGGCCTGGCCGCCGCGCTGCTGCACAACCCGGACGTGCTGTTCCTGGACGAGCCGTTCGAGGGCGTCGACCCGGTCTCCGCGCAGACCATCCGCGGCGTGCTCACCCGGTACGCCGCCTCCGGGTCGACGGTGGTGTTCTCCAGCCACGTGATGGAACTGGTCGAGTCGCTGTGCGACTGGGTCGCGGTGGTGAACGCCGGGCAGGTGGTCGCCGCCGGGCCGCTGGACGGGGTGCGCGGCGGGACGTCGCTGCACCAGGCGTTCCTCGGGCTGGTCGGCGTCCGCGAGGACGACGGGCAGGCGCTCGACTGGTTGGGCGGGGGCCACCGGTGA
- a CDS encoding transporter, which yields MSTATTATAAGDRAAVRALVALKLRLLRNGLRRTPGLAAGYVLGLVVGLLFGLGAATGLAVLHGRAGAADAAAVLVAGLTASWAAMPLFFFSSDESADPTRLTMLPLRPAVLLRGTLLGGLVGPGPLVSLLLLAGAAVAAGRGAASAVVAVLAVPLTLLVLVALIRAVGAANARMLSSRRGKDFAVFGGLLFAVLAQGGNLALQSSLNGSGPGVDLSVLHPYASVVRWLPPVAAIDAVRSAGEGAYPVAAGQLLLTAALLAGLLRWWLRSLRDLMVSGDSSTLLERSPTASARAAGRWRLLPPGRVGAVAQRQLRYAWREPRAKAAVFTGIGMTAVFSVLSVVQGWGSVYVIAVGGLMLGLQAGNLFGMDGSGFWMIAATLATRRDARDELRGRALAVLAYAMPVLLLFGPPVAALTGDWSDLAPALGLALAVLGTAVGLGCVISVRAPYALPADGNPMRNAAPGQNGAVLLNAFGSMIGVAVLCLPLGTLLALLLHGHHPAWPVLPVGVLYGTGLALLGVRLASGRLVERAPEILARVIER from the coding sequence GTGAGCACCGCCACCACCGCCACCGCCGCCGGGGACCGCGCCGCCGTCCGGGCCCTCGTCGCGCTCAAGCTCCGGCTGCTGCGGAACGGGCTGCGGCGCACGCCCGGGCTGGCCGCCGGGTACGTCCTCGGCCTGGTCGTCGGGCTGCTGTTCGGGCTGGGCGCCGCCACCGGGCTGGCCGTGCTGCACGGCCGGGCGGGGGCGGCCGACGCGGCCGCGGTGCTGGTCGCCGGGCTGACGGCGTCCTGGGCGGCGATGCCGCTGTTCTTCTTCTCCAGCGACGAGAGCGCCGACCCGACCCGGCTGACCATGCTGCCGCTGCGGCCGGCCGTGCTGCTGCGCGGCACCCTGCTGGGCGGCCTGGTCGGGCCGGGGCCGCTGGTCAGCCTGCTGCTGCTGGCCGGCGCCGCGGTGGCGGCCGGGCGGGGCGCGGCCTCGGCGGTGGTGGCGGTGCTCGCGGTGCCGCTGACCCTGCTGGTGCTGGTCGCGCTGATCCGGGCGGTCGGGGCGGCCAACGCCCGGATGCTGTCCAGCCGGCGCGGCAAGGACTTCGCCGTCTTCGGCGGCCTGCTGTTCGCGGTGCTGGCGCAGGGCGGCAACCTCGCCCTGCAGAGCTCGCTGAACGGCTCCGGCCCGGGCGTCGACCTGTCGGTGCTGCACCCGTACGCCTCGGTGGTGCGGTGGCTCCCGCCGGTCGCGGCGATCGACGCGGTGCGCTCGGCCGGGGAGGGCGCCTACCCGGTCGCGGCCGGGCAGCTGCTGCTGACCGCGGCCCTGCTGGCCGGGCTGCTGCGCTGGTGGCTGCGGAGCCTGCGGGACCTGATGGTCAGCGGCGACTCCTCGACCCTGCTGGAGCGCTCGCCCACCGCCTCGGCCCGGGCGGCGGGCCGGTGGCGGCTGCTGCCCCCCGGCCGGGTCGGCGCGGTCGCCCAGCGGCAGCTGCGGTACGCCTGGCGGGAGCCGCGGGCGAAGGCCGCGGTGTTCACCGGCATCGGGATGACCGCGGTCTTCTCGGTGCTGTCGGTGGTGCAGGGCTGGGGCTCGGTGTACGTGATCGCGGTCGGCGGGCTGATGCTCGGCCTGCAGGCCGGCAACCTGTTCGGCATGGACGGCTCCGGCTTCTGGATGATCGCCGCCACCCTCGCCACCCGGCGGGACGCTCGGGACGAGCTGCGCGGCCGGGCGCTGGCGGTCCTGGCGTACGCGATGCCGGTGCTGCTGCTGTTCGGCCCGCCGGTGGCCGCCCTCACCGGCGACTGGAGCGACCTGGCCCCGGCGCTCGGGCTGGCACTGGCCGTGCTCGGCACCGCGGTCGGCCTGGGCTGCGTGATCAGCGTCCGCGCCCCGTACGCGCTGCCCGCCGACGGCAACCCGATGCGCAACGCGGCACCCGGCCAGAACGGCGCGGTGCTGCTCAACGCCTTCGGCTCGATGATCGGCGTGGCGGTGCTCTGCCTGCCGCTCGGCACGCTGCTCGCCCTCCTGCTGCACGGCCACCACCCGGCCTGGCCGGTGCTGCCGGTCGGCGTGCTGTACGGGACGGGCCTGGCCCTGCTGGGCGTCCGGCTGGCCTCGGGGCGGCTGGTGGAGCGGGCGCCGGAGATCCTCGCCAGGGTGATCGAGCGGTGA
- a CDS encoding DUF2786 domain-containing protein, with translation MASTDQPVDELVAEAVARVAGAPAGGLEYVVDGAASLLAASAERWPGVSRALLGAAERAVGRCWAAGWQPADLVRVARRELGPVQVALAVDLIAAEGRRHPAAALDRRWREQLRELEAHPWWPSDEAYLPEFAARHRLDRFALATAALELLRVWALLPPVQPVGPGPGQSAPRAGAPRADEPRMLGRIRALLAKAESTGFPDEAEALTAKAQELMARHSIDEALLAAGGGRSADDPAAVRIGVDNPYEGPKTMLLDAVAAANRCRVVWAKEFGFCTVVGFDADLDAVELLYTSLLVQATAAMHRAGSRKHKDGAARTKAFRQSFLVAYAARIRERLAEATERATAQADEDVAAGRTAGHPDGADPDRAPLPAVPDGGLLPVLAARAEAVDDAVGKMFPKLVSQRVRVSDGEGWVEGRAAADRASLHRGSGRIAR, from the coding sequence GTGGCCAGCACCGATCAGCCCGTGGACGAGCTGGTGGCGGAGGCGGTGGCCCGGGTGGCGGGGGCGCCGGCCGGGGGGCTGGAGTACGTGGTGGACGGGGCGGCGTCGCTGCTGGCGGCGTCGGCGGAGCGGTGGCCGGGGGTGAGCCGGGCGCTGCTGGGGGCCGCCGAGCGGGCGGTGGGCCGCTGCTGGGCGGCCGGGTGGCAGCCGGCCGACCTGGTGCGGGTGGCGCGGCGGGAGCTGGGCCCGGTGCAGGTCGCGCTGGCGGTGGACCTGATCGCGGCGGAGGGCCGGCGGCACCCGGCGGCGGCGCTGGACCGGCGCTGGCGCGAGCAGTTGCGGGAGCTGGAGGCCCACCCGTGGTGGCCGTCCGACGAGGCGTACCTGCCGGAGTTCGCGGCCCGGCACCGGCTGGACCGGTTCGCGCTGGCGACGGCGGCGCTGGAGCTGCTGCGGGTCTGGGCGCTGCTGCCGCCGGTGCAGCCGGTGGGTCCGGGGCCCGGGCAGTCGGCCCCGCGGGCGGGCGCGCCGCGCGCGGACGAGCCGCGGATGCTGGGGCGGATCAGGGCGCTGCTGGCGAAGGCCGAGTCGACCGGGTTCCCGGACGAGGCGGAGGCGCTGACCGCGAAGGCGCAGGAGCTGATGGCCCGCCACTCGATCGATGAGGCGCTGCTGGCGGCGGGCGGCGGCCGGTCGGCGGACGACCCGGCGGCGGTCCGGATCGGGGTGGACAACCCGTACGAGGGCCCCAAGACGATGCTGCTGGACGCGGTGGCGGCGGCGAACCGGTGCCGGGTGGTGTGGGCGAAGGAGTTCGGGTTCTGCACGGTGGTCGGCTTCGACGCCGACCTGGACGCGGTGGAGCTGCTGTACACCTCGCTGCTGGTGCAGGCGACGGCGGCGATGCACCGGGCGGGCAGCCGCAAGCACAAGGACGGCGCGGCCCGGACCAAGGCGTTCCGGCAGTCCTTCCTGGTGGCGTACGCGGCCCGGATCCGGGAGCGGCTGGCCGAGGCCACCGAGCGGGCCACCGCGCAGGCCGACGAGGACGTCGCGGCCGGGCGCACGGCCGGGCACCCGGACGGCGCCGACCCGGACCGCGCGCCGCTGCCGGCCGTCCCGGACGGCGGTCTGCTGCCGGTACTGGCGGCCCGGGCGGAGGCCGTCGACGACGCGGTGGGCAAGATGTTCCCCAAACTGGTGTCGCAGCGGGTGCGGGTGAGCGACGGCGAGGGCTGGGTCGAGGGCCGGGCCGCCGCCGACCGGGCTTCCCTGCACCGCGGTTCGGGGCGCATCGCGCGCTGA
- a CDS encoding ADP-ribosylglycohydrolase family protein: MDFTDRVRGALLGGALGDALGWPIEFQRLERIRERFGPDGLTDLADAGLGGQVTDDTQMTLFTAEGLLRGGRPEDLHAAYRRWFLTQRLPGPGRDPDGWLAAQDFLYASRAPGNACTTGVAAAYRPAAPFGQDGPVNPGSKGCGTVMRSAPFGLLGLGPEEAFRQAAVAAQLTHGHPTGYLAAGAFAALVDRVAAGTPLRPAVDAVLAQLDAHRLGAETGDALRRAVRIAAEGPGTAEAVERVGLGWIAEECLAVAVYAALAGPDARTALVLSVNHSGDSDSTGAVCGNLVGALHGRSGLPADWCALVEGREVVLQVADDLVTAAAVAATGGDRSALDARYPRPATAPGPAAGPASVATPAPAPVPAAPGGPEGARFRPRG; this comes from the coding sequence ATGGATTTCACCGACCGGGTGCGCGGCGCGCTGCTCGGGGGCGCGCTGGGCGACGCCCTGGGCTGGCCGATCGAGTTCCAGCGGCTGGAGCGGATTCGGGAGCGGTTCGGGCCGGACGGCCTGACCGACCTGGCGGACGCCGGGCTCGGCGGGCAGGTCACCGACGACACCCAGATGACCCTGTTCACCGCGGAGGGCCTGCTGCGCGGCGGCCGCCCGGAGGACCTGCACGCCGCCTACCGGCGCTGGTTCCTCACCCAGCGGCTGCCCGGGCCGGGGCGCGACCCCGACGGCTGGCTGGCCGCCCAGGACTTCCTGTACGCCTCCCGGGCCCCGGGCAACGCCTGCACCACCGGGGTGGCCGCCGCCTACCGGCCGGCCGCCCCGTTCGGCCAGGACGGCCCGGTCAACCCGGGCTCCAAGGGCTGCGGGACGGTGATGCGCTCGGCCCCGTTCGGCCTGCTCGGACTGGGCCCGGAGGAGGCGTTCCGGCAGGCCGCGGTGGCCGCGCAGCTGACCCACGGCCACCCCACCGGCTACCTCGCGGCGGGCGCGTTCGCGGCCCTGGTCGACCGGGTCGCCGCCGGGACGCCGCTGCGCCCGGCCGTGGACGCGGTGCTCGCCCAGCTGGACGCGCACCGGCTGGGCGCGGAGACCGGCGACGCGCTGCGCCGGGCCGTCCGGATCGCCGCGGAGGGCCCGGGCACGGCGGAGGCCGTGGAGCGGGTCGGGCTGGGCTGGATCGCCGAGGAGTGCCTGGCCGTCGCCGTGTACGCGGCGCTGGCCGGGCCGGACGCCCGCACCGCCCTGGTGCTGTCGGTCAACCACTCCGGCGACAGCGACTCCACCGGCGCGGTCTGCGGCAACCTGGTCGGCGCCCTGCACGGGCGGTCCGGCCTGCCCGCCGACTGGTGCGCCCTGGTGGAGGGCCGCGAGGTGGTCCTCCAGGTCGCCGACGACCTCGTCACCGCCGCCGCGGTCGCCGCCACCGGCGGCGACCGGTCGGCCCTGGACGCCCGCTACCCGCGGCCCGCGACGGCGCCCGGACCCGCCGCCGGGCCCGCCTCCGTTGCCACGCCCGCCCCCGCGCCCGTCCCCGCCGCCCCGGGCGGGCCGGAGGGGGCGCGGTTCCGGCCGCGCGGCTGA
- a CDS encoding ADP-ribosylglycohydrolase family protein: MLGLAIGDALGKPTEFLDLDEIGRISADWRRLPLPEKAVVTDDTQMTLALARALRDALAEGPLVPLRLELPLREEFVDWWRSPDNDRAPGMTCLRSCFRLSTGRPWQDAGDLGSKGCGANMRVAPLGLVRELTDRQVAGAAQLQSGLTHAHPTALAASELTAFTVRWLAQGVEPAELPARLRAHAHRQRTRYDEFWLGDLAARDHTGTPEQFIARGWDDCLDVLDRLDAALADPDLDLDADPCGRTGAGWIAEEALATALLCFLLLPDDPVAAVRRAAVSSGDSDSLACLAGAFAGARHGADAWPREWTDRIEYRRELLALGALWD, translated from the coding sequence ATGCTGGGACTGGCGATCGGGGACGCGCTCGGCAAGCCCACCGAGTTCCTCGACCTGGACGAGATCGGGCGGATCAGCGCCGACTGGCGGCGCCTCCCGCTCCCGGAGAAGGCCGTGGTCACCGACGACACCCAGATGACGCTCGCGCTGGCCCGCGCCCTGCGCGACGCCCTCGCCGAGGGTCCGCTCGTCCCGCTGCGCCTCGAACTCCCGCTGCGCGAGGAGTTCGTGGACTGGTGGCGCTCCCCGGACAACGACCGCGCCCCCGGCATGACCTGCCTGCGCTCCTGCTTCCGGCTCTCCACCGGCCGCCCCTGGCAGGACGCCGGCGACCTCGGCTCCAAGGGCTGCGGCGCGAACATGCGGGTCGCCCCGCTCGGCCTGGTCCGCGAACTGACCGACCGCCAGGTCGCCGGCGCCGCCCAGCTGCAGTCCGGCCTCACCCACGCCCACCCCACCGCACTGGCCGCCAGCGAACTCACCGCGTTCACCGTCCGCTGGCTCGCCCAGGGCGTCGAACCGGCCGAACTCCCGGCCCGGCTGCGCGCCCACGCGCACCGGCAGCGCACCCGCTACGACGAGTTCTGGCTCGGCGACCTCGCGGCCCGGGACCACACCGGCACCCCGGAGCAGTTCATCGCCCGCGGCTGGGACGACTGCCTGGACGTCCTGGACCGGCTCGACGCCGCGCTCGCCGACCCCGACCTCGACCTCGACGCCGACCCGTGCGGGCGCACCGGCGCGGGCTGGATCGCCGAGGAGGCCCTCGCCACCGCCCTGCTCTGCTTCCTGCTGCTGCCCGACGACCCGGTCGCCGCCGTCCGCCGCGCCGCGGTCTCCTCCGGCGACTCCGACTCGCTGGCCTGCCTGGCCGGCGCCTTCGCCGGGGCCCGGCACGGCGCGGACGCCTGGCCGCGCGAGTGGACCGACCGGATCGAGTACCGCCGCGAACTGCTGGCCCTCGGGGCGCTCTGGGACTGA
- a CDS encoding cytochrome P450 produces MAIDAFDPWSAAFVAHPYPAYAALRERAPVHHYAPTGQWLVSRHADVNALLRDRRLGRTHTHRFTHEEFGRPAPDPAHEPFHTLNDHGLLDLEGPDHARIRRLVAKVFTPRTVESLRPAVRKLAGELVDGLLAEGGGDLIARVAEPLPVAVIAELLGVPEPDRHLLRPWSADITGMFELHPSAETARRAVTASIEFSSYLRELIRRRRADPGPDLISALALAAEDGQSLSEQEVVSTCVLLLNAGHEATVNTTGNGWLALFRNPGELARLRGAVDELLPTAVEELMRYDTPLQMFERWVLDDIEVAGTHIPRGAEVALLFGSANHDPERFTDPERLDLGRTDNPHLSFGAGIHFCLGAPLARMELTESYGALLRKAPGLTLRREPDWRPGYVIRGLEELLVEV; encoded by the coding sequence ATGGCGATCGACGCCTTCGACCCGTGGTCGGCCGCGTTCGTGGCGCACCCCTACCCGGCGTACGCCGCGCTGCGCGAGCGGGCGCCCGTCCACCACTACGCGCCGACCGGCCAGTGGCTGGTCTCCCGGCACGCCGACGTCAACGCGCTGCTGCGGGACCGGCGGCTCGGCCGCACCCACACGCACCGGTTCACCCACGAGGAGTTCGGGCGGCCCGCGCCGGACCCCGCCCACGAGCCGTTCCACACCCTCAACGACCACGGCCTGCTGGACCTGGAGGGCCCCGACCACGCCCGAATCCGCCGCCTGGTCGCCAAGGTCTTCACCCCGCGCACGGTCGAGTCGCTGCGCCCCGCCGTCCGCAAGCTGGCCGGCGAACTCGTCGACGGCCTGCTCGCCGAGGGCGGCGGCGACCTGATCGCCCGGGTCGCCGAACCGCTGCCGGTCGCGGTGATCGCCGAGCTGCTGGGCGTCCCCGAGCCGGACCGGCACCTGCTGCGCCCCTGGTCCGCCGACATCACCGGCATGTTCGAACTCCACCCGAGCGCGGAGACGGCCCGCCGCGCCGTCACCGCCAGCATCGAATTCTCGTCCTACCTGCGGGAGTTGATCCGCCGCCGGCGCGCCGACCCGGGCCCCGACCTGATCAGCGCGCTGGCCCTGGCCGCCGAGGACGGGCAGTCGCTCAGCGAACAGGAGGTGGTCTCCACCTGCGTGCTGCTGCTCAACGCCGGCCACGAGGCCACCGTCAACACCACCGGCAACGGCTGGCTCGCCCTGTTCCGCAACCCCGGCGAACTCGCCCGGCTGCGCGGCGCGGTGGACGAACTGCTGCCCACCGCCGTCGAGGAGCTGATGCGCTACGACACCCCGCTGCAGATGTTCGAACGCTGGGTGCTGGACGACATCGAGGTGGCCGGCACGCACATCCCGCGCGGCGCCGAGGTCGCCCTGCTGTTCGGCTCCGCCAACCACGACCCCGAGCGCTTCACCGACCCCGAACGGCTCGACCTCGGCCGCACCGACAACCCGCACCTCAGCTTCGGCGCCGGAATCCACTTCTGCCTCGGCGCCCCGCTCGCCAGAATGGAACTCACCGAGTCCTACGGCGCACTGCTCCGCAAGGCCCCCGGGCTGACGCTGCGGCGCGAGCCCGACTGGCGCCCCGGCTACGTGATCCGGGGGCTGGAGGAACTGCTGGTCGAGGTCTGA